In one window of Tellurirhabdus rosea DNA:
- a CDS encoding DUF456 domain-containing protein yields MDQLLLLLGIAGLLIGLAGAVLPLPGPPLSYAGLLCLHFSNYAEFSTATLVSLGLATAVIAVADYYVPIWGTKKFGGTAAGQWGSMIGLCVGFFVIPGIGIFLGAFLGAFIGELIAGAPSGQAMRAAFGSFVGFLAGIVMKVILCLVMIVVAGVELWDYFY; encoded by the coding sequence ATGGACCAACTTCTGCTTCTTTTGGGCATTGCCGGACTGCTGATCGGTCTGGCGGGTGCCGTTCTGCCGCTTCCCGGCCCGCCGCTGAGCTATGCCGGGCTGCTCTGCCTGCATTTTTCCAATTATGCCGAATTCAGTACGGCGACGCTGGTCAGCCTCGGACTGGCGACGGCCGTCATTGCGGTGGCCGATTATTACGTCCCGATCTGGGGCACGAAGAAATTCGGCGGCACGGCGGCCGGGCAATGGGGGTCGATGATTGGGTTGTGCGTCGGGTTCTTCGTCATTCCGGGCATCGGCATTTTCCTCGGCGCTTTTCTGGGCGCTTTCATCGGCGAACTGATTGCCGGAGCGCCGTCGGGGCAGGCCATGCGGGCGGCTTTCGGGTCGTTTGTCGGTTTTCTGGCCGGAATCGTCATGAAAGTGATTCTCTGCCTGGTCATGATTGTGGTGGCCGGGGTGGAGCTTTGGGACTATTTCTACTAA
- a CDS encoding toll/interleukin-1 receptor domain-containing protein, with translation MNVFISHSWQNKYAANLAMERLRKSGFTVWMDYAQLLPGQPIQAAIDQSLAKTDVVVLIWSKEAAASEGVQAELQTSFRLNKVVVPVVLDDTPMPRRPDGQQIKEIRFNGELQEGLNYLEMVLTSYLSLSIDQFSGAQAITRMNELLGLFEVSVYVRERKKSGSPLSEEEKTYWINEILEKEKTTRQDLEGVQDESGAVLAFLNERMPTLEKDLYNENLCGRLLQEARSFRYADHPLIQKFIRMLGTPAAPDSQSVIRRYESQLTEELERSRDKVKEHLGRMMPELLFRPLYNSVRYFYESSARTLHELSDAAARPGSDPRLASAVEAVCTHISQHTPPPGRDRWGILSYTSVVWVVHRVAYGLYQKGIRDLTAWNADWKRIQQVGLLIFAVVGAERLSKSDRVADAVISGADAAGNADALQQLARQRSQLERVRILQLQNELNAATSAGLNNWS, from the coding sequence ATGAACGTCTTTATCTCTCATTCCTGGCAGAACAAATACGCGGCGAACCTGGCCATGGAGCGTCTCCGAAAATCCGGCTTTACGGTGTGGATGGACTACGCCCAGCTCCTGCCCGGACAGCCCATTCAGGCCGCCATCGACCAGTCGCTGGCGAAAACGGACGTGGTTGTGCTCATCTGGTCGAAGGAAGCAGCGGCCTCCGAGGGAGTCCAGGCGGAACTTCAGACTTCCTTCCGACTCAACAAGGTGGTCGTTCCGGTCGTGCTCGACGATACACCGATGCCCCGGCGACCGGATGGTCAGCAGATCAAGGAAATCCGCTTCAACGGAGAACTTCAGGAAGGGCTGAATTATCTGGAAATGGTGCTGACCTCCTACCTGAGCCTCTCTATTGACCAGTTTTCGGGCGCTCAGGCCATCACCCGCATGAACGAGCTTCTGGGGCTGTTTGAGGTAAGTGTCTACGTGCGGGAAAGGAAAAAAAGCGGCTCTCCGCTGTCCGAAGAAGAAAAAACGTACTGGATCAACGAAATCCTTGAAAAGGAAAAAACAACGCGGCAGGACCTGGAAGGGGTGCAGGACGAAAGCGGGGCCGTCCTTGCCTTCCTCAACGAACGGATGCCGACGCTGGAAAAAGACCTGTACAACGAGAATTTATGCGGTCGTCTGCTCCAGGAGGCCCGGTCGTTTCGCTACGCGGACCACCCGCTGATCCAGAAATTCATTCGAATGCTGGGGACACCCGCCGCGCCGGACAGCCAGTCCGTCATTCGCCGGTACGAAAGTCAGCTGACCGAAGAACTCGAACGCTCCCGGGATAAGGTGAAAGAGCATCTGGGCCGGATGATGCCGGAACTGCTTTTTCGGCCCCTGTACAACAGCGTCCGCTATTTTTACGAATCGTCTGCCCGGACCCTCCATGAATTATCCGACGCAGCGGCCCGTCCGGGCAGTGATCCCCGGCTCGCCAGCGCCGTGGAGGCCGTCTGTACGCACATCAGCCAGCATACGCCTCCCCCGGGCCGCGACCGCTGGGGCATTCTCAGTTATACTAGCGTCGTCTGGGTCGTGCACCGGGTAGCTTACGGGCTTTATCAGAAGGGCATCCGGGACCTGACCGCCTGGAATGCTGACTGGAAGCGCATCCAGCAGGTCGGCCTGCTGATTTTTGCGGTGGTCGGCGCCGAACGGCTCAGCAAATCGGATCGTGTGGCGGATGCTGTGATCAGCGGCGCCGATGCGGCCGGAAATGCGGATGCCCTTCAGCAACTGGCCCGGCAGCGCAGCCAGCTCGAACGGGTCCGCATCCTGCAGCTACAGAATGAACTGAATGCCGCCACGAGCGCGGGGCTGAACAACTGGTCTTAG
- a CDS encoding type 1 glutamine amidotransferase domain-containing protein has product MENRQKLAGKKVAILLTDGFEQVEMTEPRKALQEAGVETHLIAPKGGEIKGWDEKDWGDSFPVDRTLDEANPDDYDGLLLPGGVMNPDHLRMEPKAVQFVRHFFEAHKPVSAICHAPMMLIEADVVRGRTLTSYPSIQTDLRNAGANWVDQEVVTDQGLTTSRNPDDIPAFNRKMLEELREGIHDRQHA; this is encoded by the coding sequence ATGGAAAATCGACAGAAACTGGCGGGAAAAAAGGTGGCCATTCTGCTCACGGATGGCTTTGAACAGGTCGAAATGACCGAGCCCCGCAAGGCTTTGCAGGAAGCCGGGGTCGAAACGCATCTGATTGCGCCCAAAGGCGGCGAGATAAAGGGCTGGGACGAAAAAGACTGGGGCGACTCCTTCCCCGTCGACCGGACGCTGGACGAGGCGAACCCGGACGACTACGACGGGCTACTGCTGCCCGGCGGCGTCATGAACCCGGACCACCTGCGCATGGAACCGAAAGCGGTGCAGTTTGTGCGGCACTTCTTCGAAGCCCACAAACCTGTTTCGGCGATTTGTCACGCCCCCATGATGCTGATCGAGGCCGATGTAGTGCGGGGCAGAACGCTTACCTCCTACCCGTCCATCCAGACCGACCTCCGCAACGCCGGGGCCAACTGGGTGGATCAGGAAGTCGTAACCGACCAGGGCCTGACTACCAGCCGAAACCCCGACGATATTCCGGCTTTCAACCGCAAGATGCTGGAGGAACTTAGGGAAGGCATTCACGACCGGCAACATGCCTGA